From one Paeniglutamicibacter psychrophenolicus genomic stretch:
- a CDS encoding LysR family transcriptional regulator — MDTRRLQYLYELARMGSMRAVADVLDTTTSTVSQQIAQLSRETGARLLEPDGRGVRLTPAGRRLAEHARTILGAIDAAKLDLDPAAEPSGTLRVAGFATAIRTTLMPVIGELAEQHPRVRIVVLEHEPAEALKLLAADDIDLALTYDYNLAPDTVGPGVETLELWSTPWGLGVPSSDAERFAGAPDAAAVFSAFRDRDWIGNSRNLADEAVLRLFSSIAGFEPAMRHQSDSLDLVEDLILAGLGVGLLPENRPRRKGIAILPLRNPDLRLRAFARTRAGRSAWPALGLVLGRMGEGR, encoded by the coding sequence ATGGATACCCGGCGCCTGCAATACCTCTACGAGCTTGCCCGCATGGGCTCGATGCGGGCCGTCGCGGACGTGCTGGACACCACCACCTCGACCGTCTCCCAGCAGATCGCCCAGCTCTCGAGGGAAACCGGAGCCCGGCTGCTGGAACCCGACGGGCGTGGGGTCCGGCTCACCCCGGCCGGCCGGCGGCTGGCCGAGCACGCGCGCACCATCCTCGGCGCCATCGATGCGGCGAAGCTGGACCTGGATCCCGCCGCCGAACCCTCGGGCACGTTGCGGGTGGCGGGCTTTGCCACCGCTATCCGCACCACGCTGATGCCCGTCATCGGCGAACTGGCAGAGCAGCACCCACGGGTGCGGATCGTGGTGCTCGAGCACGAACCGGCGGAGGCACTGAAGCTGCTGGCCGCCGACGACATCGACCTGGCCCTGACCTACGACTACAACCTGGCACCGGATACGGTCGGCCCCGGGGTGGAAACGCTGGAATTGTGGAGCACGCCCTGGGGCCTGGGCGTGCCCAGCAGTGACGCGGAGCGCTTCGCGGGTGCGCCCGATGCGGCGGCGGTGTTTTCTGCCTTCCGCGACCGGGACTGGATCGGGAACTCGCGCAACCTGGCCGACGAGGCCGTCCTGCGGCTCTTCTCCTCGATTGCCGGTTTCGAGCCGGCGATGCGGCACCAGTCCGACAGCCTGGATCTGGTCGAAGACCTGATCCTGGCCGGGCTCGGCGTGGGACTGCTTCCGGAAAACCGCCCGCGGAGGAAAGGGATCGCCATCCTGCCGCTGCGCAACCCGGACCTGCGGCTGCGGGCCTTCGCCCGGACCCGCGCCGGGCGAAGTGCCTGGCCGGCCCTGGGGCTGGTGCTCGGGCGGATGGGCGAGGGCCGCTGA
- a CDS encoding EamA family transporter, whose amino-acid sequence MTSTRAAAGKGTGIGSMMAFASMGCVQLGLAASIGLAGTLGSEGVAWLRLAWAALILVAIARPWRLRFTRATLGICTLLGLATAGMTLGFMKAVETIDLGTASALEFMGPLAVAIIQGRGAGRWWALVAAAGVLGLTEPWHGAADSAGVLFALGGAVCWAGYVLLTQRAGDAIDGIGALAISMPVAALAATLVVGPEVFGRMDVQVLAIGFALALLLPVIPFSLELLALRRMTTAAFGTLMCLEPAIAMVVGLLILHQVPRPAAIAGIVLVIIAGIGATRTGRREPVPVQAASNESGPVCIVADADAR is encoded by the coding sequence ATGACTTCAACACGCGCAGCCGCAGGCAAGGGCACCGGCATCGGCTCCATGATGGCGTTTGCCTCGATGGGCTGCGTCCAGCTGGGCCTTGCCGCGTCGATCGGCCTGGCCGGAACCCTGGGCTCCGAGGGTGTGGCCTGGCTGCGCCTGGCCTGGGCCGCGCTCATCCTGGTGGCCATCGCCCGTCCCTGGAGGCTGCGGTTCACCCGCGCCACGCTGGGGATCTGCACACTGCTGGGCCTGGCCACCGCGGGCATGACGCTGGGCTTCATGAAGGCGGTCGAAACCATCGACCTGGGCACCGCGAGCGCCCTGGAATTCATGGGTCCGCTGGCCGTGGCGATCATCCAGGGCAGGGGCGCCGGACGCTGGTGGGCGCTGGTCGCCGCCGCCGGGGTGCTCGGGCTTACCGAGCCCTGGCACGGCGCCGCGGATTCCGCCGGCGTGCTTTTCGCCCTCGGCGGCGCGGTCTGCTGGGCCGGATACGTCCTGCTCACCCAGCGCGCAGGGGATGCGATCGACGGCATCGGAGCACTTGCCATCTCGATGCCCGTCGCCGCCCTGGCCGCAACGCTGGTGGTGGGCCCGGAGGTGTTCGGGCGCATGGACGTGCAGGTGCTGGCGATCGGGTTCGCGCTCGCGCTGCTGCTGCCGGTGATCCCGTTCAGCCTCGAACTGCTGGCGCTGCGCCGGATGACCACCGCGGCGTTCGGCACGCTGATGTGCCTGGAGCCGGCCATTGCGATGGTTGTCGGGTTGCTGATCCTGCACCAGGTCCCGCGCCCGGCCGCGATCGCGGGCATCGTGCTGGTCATCATTGCGGGGATCGGCGCAACGCGCACCGGCCGGCGCGAACCGGTGCCGGTTCAAGCAGCCTCGAACGAATCCGGGCCAGTGTGCATCGTGGCGGACGCCGACGCCCGGTAG
- a CDS encoding aldo/keto reductase has translation MTRNTESTFASTIDILDLGTVKRLGFGAMRITGEGIWGEPADRSGALATVRRAVELGLDFIDTADSYGPDVSEQIIAEALYPYAAGLHIATKAGQARTGPRKWVPLGRPEYLRQQVELSLRKLKVEALDLFQLHRIDAKVPAEEQFGVMRQLQDEGKVRALGLSQVTVAELQAAARHFTVASVQNRYNLTDRSSEDVLEYAAANGIAFIPWAPMSAGMLATEGGIVHQTAESLGATSSQVALAWLLQRSPAILPIPGTSSVAHLEENLGAADLHLDAETFAALDAAGREGYARDTGA, from the coding sequence ATGACCCGGAACACAGAAAGCACGTTCGCGTCCACCATCGACATCTTGGACCTCGGCACCGTCAAGCGCCTGGGGTTCGGCGCCATGCGCATCACCGGGGAAGGCATCTGGGGCGAGCCGGCGGACCGCTCCGGCGCACTGGCCACCGTCCGCCGGGCCGTTGAACTGGGCCTCGATTTCATCGACACCGCCGACTCCTACGGTCCCGACGTCTCCGAACAGATCATCGCCGAGGCCCTTTACCCCTACGCCGCAGGGCTGCACATTGCCACCAAGGCCGGCCAAGCCCGCACCGGCCCGCGCAAGTGGGTGCCGCTGGGCCGGCCCGAGTACCTGCGCCAGCAGGTGGAACTGAGCCTGCGCAAGCTGAAGGTCGAGGCCCTGGATCTGTTCCAGCTGCACCGCATCGACGCCAAGGTGCCGGCCGAGGAGCAGTTCGGCGTGATGCGCCAGCTGCAGGACGAGGGCAAGGTCCGCGCGCTGGGGCTCTCCCAGGTCACTGTCGCCGAACTGCAGGCCGCCGCGAGGCACTTCACCGTCGCCAGCGTGCAGAACCGCTACAACCTCACCGACCGCTCCTCCGAGGACGTGCTCGAGTACGCCGCGGCCAACGGCATTGCCTTCATCCCCTGGGCGCCGATGTCCGCCGGAATGCTGGCCACCGAAGGCGGGATCGTCCACCAGACGGCCGAATCCCTGGGCGCGACCTCCTCGCAGGTGGCCTTGGCTTGGCTGTTGCAGCGTTCTCCCGCGATCCTTCCGATCCCGGGAACCTCCTCGGTGGCGCACCTGGAGGAGAACCTCGGCGCCGCGGACCTGCACCTGGATGCCGAAACATTCGCGGCCCTTGATGCTGCCGGGCGCGAGGGATACGCGAGGGACACCGGGGCGTAG
- a CDS encoding intradiol ring-cleavage dioxygenase, translating into MQTTTAPAVSAEQQAIEQNLTDTVVASFDGTPDPRLKTVMASLTRHLHAFIRDVRLTEAEWNAAIEFLTEAGNITDDKRQEFILLSDVLGASMQTIAVNNEAVGNATEATVFGPFFVEDAPLIPLGGDIAGDAAGQPCWIEGTVTDTQGNPVPGARIEVWEADDEGFYDVQYTDGRVAGRAHLFADDDGGYNFWALTPTPYPIPHDGPVGKMLESTGRSPVRASHLHFMVTAPEHRTLVTHIFVEGDPQLAIGDSVFGVKDSLVKKFEQQVEGTATPDDRNLDKTPWARARFDIVLAPEDA; encoded by the coding sequence ATGCAGACCACCACCGCGCCGGCCGTATCCGCCGAGCAGCAGGCCATCGAGCAGAACCTTACCGACACCGTCGTCGCCTCCTTCGACGGCACGCCCGACCCGCGGCTGAAGACCGTCATGGCCTCGCTCACCCGGCATCTGCACGCCTTCATCCGCGATGTCCGCCTGACCGAGGCCGAATGGAACGCCGCCATCGAGTTCCTGACCGAGGCCGGAAACATCACCGACGACAAGCGCCAGGAATTCATCCTGCTCTCCGATGTCCTGGGTGCCTCGATGCAGACCATCGCGGTCAACAACGAGGCCGTCGGCAACGCCACCGAGGCCACCGTCTTCGGCCCCTTCTTCGTCGAGGACGCCCCGCTGATTCCGCTGGGCGGAGACATTGCCGGCGATGCGGCGGGCCAGCCCTGCTGGATCGAGGGCACCGTCACCGACACCCAGGGCAACCCGGTTCCGGGGGCGCGGATCGAGGTCTGGGAGGCCGACGACGAGGGCTTCTACGACGTCCAGTACACCGACGGCCGGGTCGCAGGCAGGGCGCACCTCTTCGCCGACGACGACGGGGGCTACAACTTCTGGGCGCTGACCCCGACCCCGTACCCGATCCCCCACGACGGGCCGGTGGGAAAGATGCTCGAATCCACCGGGCGCTCCCCGGTCCGGGCCTCGCACCTGCACTTCATGGTCACCGCCCCGGAGCACCGGACCCTGGTCACCCACATCTTCGTGGAGGGAGACCCTCAACTGGCCATCGGCGACTCGGTCTTCGGCGTCAAGGACTCGCTGGTCAAGAAATTCGAGCAGCAGGTTGAGGGCACCGCCACACCCGATGACCGCAACCTGGACAAAACCCCCTGGGCCCGGGCGCGCTTCGACATCGTGCTGGCACCCGAAGACGCATAA
- a CDS encoding maleylacetate reductase has protein sequence MGLTFSHDTLAQRVLFGSGKAAENLASEVARLGASRIMLIAAEHEAGIAGTVASSINVALHHTEVVMHVPIETANRARAAAVENGIDLIVCVGGGSTTGLAKAVAMTTALPIIAVPTTYAGSEATNVWGLTEASRKNTGIDNNVLPVTVIYDAMLTTSLPVGLSVASGLNGMAHCIDSLWGPRADPINAALAAEGIRALAGGLPAIVEDPEGLPGREQALYGAYLSAVSFASAGSGMHHKICHVLGGTYDLPHAQTHATVLPYVLAFNAPAAPQAEARIASAFGADTAVGGLNALRGTLEAPVALKDYGFRLEDVPEAVSIILPAIPANNPRPATTENLTELLTAAYHGTTPGH, from the coding sequence ATGGGCTTGACCTTCAGCCACGACACGTTGGCCCAGCGGGTGCTGTTCGGCAGCGGCAAGGCCGCAGAGAACCTTGCATCCGAGGTGGCCCGGCTGGGCGCCAGTAGGATCATGCTCATAGCCGCCGAGCACGAGGCAGGCATTGCCGGCACCGTCGCTTCCAGCATCAATGTTGCCCTGCACCACACCGAGGTGGTCATGCACGTTCCCATCGAGACGGCCAACAGGGCCCGAGCCGCTGCCGTCGAGAACGGAATCGACCTCATTGTCTGCGTCGGCGGCGGCTCGACCACCGGCCTGGCCAAGGCCGTCGCCATGACCACGGCCCTGCCCATCATTGCCGTGCCCACCACCTACGCCGGCTCCGAGGCCACCAATGTCTGGGGGCTGACCGAGGCCAGCCGCAAGAACACGGGCATCGACAACAACGTCCTGCCCGTCACCGTCATCTACGACGCCATGCTGACCACTTCCCTGCCGGTCGGCCTGTCGGTCGCCTCGGGCCTCAATGGCATGGCCCACTGCATCGACTCGCTGTGGGGGCCGCGCGCAGACCCGATCAACGCGGCCCTGGCCGCCGAGGGGATCCGCGCCCTGGCCGGCGGGCTGCCGGCCATCGTGGAGGATCCCGAAGGACTGCCGGGCCGGGAGCAGGCGCTGTACGGGGCCTACCTGTCGGCGGTGTCCTTCGCCTCGGCCGGGTCCGGGATGCACCACAAGATCTGCCACGTGCTCGGCGGGACCTACGACCTGCCCCACGCCCAGACCCATGCCACCGTGCTGCCCTACGTGCTGGCCTTCAACGCGCCGGCGGCACCGCAGGCGGAGGCCCGGATCGCCTCCGCCTTCGGGGCAGACACCGCCGTTGGCGGGCTCAACGCCCTGCGCGGGACGCTGGAGGCCCCGGTGGCGCTGAAGGACTACGGATTCCGGCTCGAAGACGTCCCGGAGGCCGTCTCCATCATCCTGCCGGCCATCCCCGCCAACAACCCCCGTCCCGCCACCACGGAAAACCTCACCGAACTTCTCACGGCCGCCTACCACGGCACCACACCCGGCCACTGA
- a CDS encoding FAD-dependent oxidoreductase, with product MVIFNDGVAETEAPVSDTVHTDVLIVGSGPAGSSAALFLASLGIPNIMITKYRWTANTPRAHITNQRTMEIFRDLGIEDQVLAEATPHEIIGDTVFCTSIAGEEIGRILSWGNHPARHADYELASPSLNCDIPQTYLEPILVKNATKRGTQTQFSTEYLSHVQDSDGVSVQVLNRLTGTEYTIRAKYLIGADGARSKVAADINLPYEGEMDLAGSMNITFTADIAPLVGHRPSVLYWVVQPGSNIGGIGAGLVRMIRPWNEWLIVWGFDINGEVPEVTTESATQIVRNLIGVPDLDVEITGTSLWGNNEQYATHLQSGRVFCAGDAVHKHPPSNGLGSNTSIQDSYNLAWKLAAVLKGQADESLLETYSTERAPVAKQIVQRANKSGREFGKLFEALGLDKAESPDEMWSLIDSRKDNTSQGAAKRAAIQDAMEIKNYEFNAHGVELGQHYQSTAIVPDGTARPTPARDPELYYEASTHPGSRLPHAWVGNNAKKHSTHDLAPYGEFTLFTGITGQPWVDAAREVAALLGIKVGTVVIGPGQEITDLYFDWAKQRGTAEDGAVLVRPDKHVAWRAHTLGTDPATELTTALTGILNRGK from the coding sequence ATGGTGATATTCAACGATGGCGTGGCCGAAACAGAAGCCCCTGTTTCCGACACTGTCCACACCGATGTACTGATCGTCGGATCGGGACCCGCCGGTTCCTCCGCTGCCCTCTTCCTGGCGAGCCTAGGAATCCCGAACATCATGATCACCAAGTACCGGTGGACGGCCAACACCCCTCGCGCCCACATAACCAACCAAAGGACCATGGAGATATTCCGCGACCTGGGCATCGAGGACCAGGTCCTGGCCGAGGCGACGCCGCACGAAATCATCGGAGACACCGTCTTCTGCACTTCCATTGCCGGAGAAGAGATCGGACGGATCCTTTCCTGGGGTAACCACCCCGCGCGGCACGCCGACTACGAGCTGGCTTCCCCGTCACTGAACTGCGACATCCCGCAAACGTACCTGGAACCAATTCTGGTCAAAAACGCCACCAAGCGCGGCACCCAGACCCAGTTCTCCACCGAGTACCTCTCCCATGTGCAGGACTCCGACGGAGTCAGTGTGCAGGTCCTGAACCGCCTGACCGGCACCGAGTACACGATCCGCGCCAAGTACCTGATCGGTGCCGACGGAGCCCGCTCCAAGGTCGCCGCGGACATCAACCTTCCCTACGAGGGCGAGATGGACCTGGCCGGTTCCATGAACATCACCTTCACGGCCGACATCGCCCCGCTGGTCGGGCATCGTCCTTCCGTCCTGTACTGGGTGGTGCAGCCGGGTTCCAACATCGGCGGCATCGGTGCAGGGCTTGTGCGCATGATCCGGCCCTGGAACGAATGGCTGATCGTGTGGGGCTTCGACATCAACGGCGAAGTTCCCGAGGTCACCACCGAGTCGGCCACCCAGATCGTGCGGAACCTCATCGGGGTCCCCGACCTGGACGTTGAGATCACCGGAACGTCCTTGTGGGGCAACAACGAGCAATACGCGACCCACTTGCAGTCCGGCCGGGTCTTCTGCGCCGGGGATGCCGTGCACAAGCATCCGCCAAGCAACGGGCTCGGCTCCAACACCTCGATCCAAGATAGCTACAACCTCGCCTGGAAACTGGCCGCGGTACTCAAAGGGCAGGCCGACGAATCGCTGCTGGAGACCTACTCTACCGAGCGCGCGCCCGTCGCCAAGCAGATCGTGCAGCGGGCCAACAAATCCGGCCGCGAGTTCGGCAAGCTCTTTGAGGCGCTGGGCCTGGACAAGGCCGAGAGTCCCGATGAGATGTGGTCGTTGATCGATTCGCGCAAGGACAACACCTCCCAGGGCGCTGCCAAGCGGGCGGCCATTCAGGATGCCATGGAAATCAAGAACTACGAGTTCAACGCACACGGCGTGGAACTGGGGCAGCACTACCAATCCACGGCCATCGTCCCTGACGGCACGGCCAGGCCAACCCCCGCCCGAGACCCCGAGCTGTACTACGAGGCCTCCACCCACCCCGGGTCACGACTACCGCACGCCTGGGTCGGGAACAACGCCAAGAAGCATTCCACGCACGACCTGGCACCCTACGGCGAGTTCACCCTCTTCACCGGCATCACCGGACAGCCCTGGGTCGACGCGGCCCGGGAGGTGGCCGCGCTTCTGGGCATCAAGGTGGGTACCGTGGTAATCGGACCCGGCCAGGAAATCACCGACCTGTACTTCGACTGGGCCAAGCAGCGCGGCACCGCCGAGGACGGGGCCGTGCTGGTGCGCCCCGACAAGCACGTGGCCTGGCGCGCCCACACTCTGGGCACCGACCCCGCCACGGAACTCACCACTGCTCTTACCGGCATCCTGAATCGAGGAAAATGA
- a CDS encoding LysR family transcriptional regulator yields the protein MDLRQIRYFLAVAAEGSFSRAANTLHMTQPPLSLAIGQLEKELGVRLLDRHPHGVSCTEAGAFLVTQGTQLLKRTRRIEDQLRDMGNGTAGQLQLAAVPSFSWSYLTPLLNRFSLEAPGSVVELSDPTPQEALNQLAAGTIDIAIVATGNAKALQGAYENELSVTPLQEMPLVAALPPSFRDAPDPIDMSSLMGETWLLPQLYPRFPGLPELVNEAWTKLGRHPSRIRTVSTLQTAIPLIAAGMGIGVMPDSVSQMAGSHLVVRRFVQPITPLQGCLVSSLRHARSPAVQKFIDMALGGARP from the coding sequence ATGGACCTTCGTCAGATTCGATATTTTCTCGCCGTTGCGGCCGAGGGATCTTTTTCCCGGGCAGCCAACACCCTGCATATGACCCAGCCACCACTCAGCCTCGCGATCGGGCAGCTGGAAAAAGAGCTGGGAGTGCGGCTGCTGGATCGCCACCCGCACGGCGTGAGCTGCACGGAGGCCGGTGCGTTCCTGGTTACCCAGGGCACGCAACTACTCAAACGCACCCGCCGCATCGAAGACCAGCTCAGGGACATGGGCAATGGAACGGCCGGCCAGCTCCAGCTGGCCGCGGTCCCCTCATTTTCCTGGTCGTACCTCACCCCGCTACTGAACCGATTCTCCCTCGAGGCGCCCGGTTCCGTCGTTGAGCTTTCGGACCCCACGCCGCAGGAAGCGCTGAACCAGCTCGCGGCCGGCACCATCGACATCGCCATCGTCGCCACCGGAAACGCCAAGGCCCTTCAGGGGGCCTACGAAAACGAACTGTCCGTGACCCCGTTGCAGGAAATGCCACTGGTGGCCGCCCTGCCGCCATCGTTCCGAGACGCCCCGGACCCGATCGACATGAGCTCTCTGATGGGCGAGACATGGCTGCTTCCTCAGCTCTACCCGCGATTCCCGGGGCTTCCCGAACTAGTCAACGAGGCCTGGACGAAGCTCGGTCGCCACCCCTCCCGAATCCGAACAGTATCGACGCTCCAGACCGCGATTCCACTGATTGCCGCCGGCATGGGCATCGGGGTCATGCCGGACTCCGTTTCCCAAATGGCCGGCAGCCACCTTGTGGTGCGCCGGTTCGTGCAGCCCATCACCCCGTTGCAGGGCTGCCTGGTCTCGTCACTGCGGCACGCCCGATCCCCCGCGGTGCAGAAATTCATCGACATGGCGCTTGGAGGCGCACGGCCGTAG
- a CDS encoding ABC transporter substrate-binding protein produces the protein MRGIRLAALVGLAALALAGCSGPAGSDVKADPAGPIKVGVIPVADFAPVYLALDEGYFKEAGLDVEVQVMQNAASIAPAVLNGQLQFGTSAVTPFLAAAQKGLPLRAVANAADVALEPEEDVSALVVPEDSPITSPAQLEGKTVAVNALSSIVHVAAAKAVKEDGGDPAKVTFVAMPFPDMMTALAQGRVDAASVVEPFVGISTGAGATVIAHPYTASFQAGKTFALFFGSEAYAVANPGIVDKFAQALAKGSKTASEHPEKVSAVLVKYGKVDPAVADKIQQPGYGTLVDPVALNAAATVMQELGFLPGPVDVAKLVWKKP, from the coding sequence ATGCGTGGAATTCGACTTGCCGCACTCGTCGGCCTGGCAGCACTCGCGCTCGCCGGATGCAGCGGACCGGCCGGAAGCGACGTAAAAGCCGATCCCGCCGGACCGATCAAGGTCGGGGTGATCCCGGTGGCGGACTTCGCCCCGGTTTACCTTGCCCTCGACGAAGGGTATTTCAAAGAGGCCGGCCTCGACGTCGAGGTCCAGGTCATGCAGAATGCGGCGTCCATCGCGCCAGCGGTGCTCAACGGGCAGCTGCAATTCGGCACCAGCGCCGTCACGCCGTTCCTGGCCGCGGCCCAGAAGGGCTTGCCGCTGCGAGCGGTGGCGAACGCTGCGGACGTGGCACTAGAACCGGAGGAAGACGTCTCGGCCCTGGTGGTTCCGGAGGACTCGCCAATTACATCCCCGGCGCAGCTGGAGGGAAAGACCGTCGCGGTGAACGCGCTGTCTTCAATCGTGCATGTCGCAGCGGCCAAGGCAGTCAAGGAAGATGGCGGCGACCCGGCCAAGGTGACCTTCGTGGCCATGCCTTTCCCGGACATGATGACAGCGTTGGCGCAGGGTCGCGTTGATGCCGCCAGCGTCGTGGAGCCGTTCGTGGGTATTTCCACCGGCGCCGGAGCCACCGTCATTGCGCATCCATACACGGCATCGTTCCAGGCCGGCAAGACCTTTGCCCTGTTCTTCGGGTCCGAGGCCTATGCCGTGGCGAATCCAGGGATCGTTGACAAATTCGCCCAAGCGCTGGCCAAGGGGAGCAAGACGGCATCCGAGCACCCGGAGAAGGTCAGTGCCGTCTTGGTGAAGTACGGGAAGGTCGATCCCGCGGTGGCCGACAAGATCCAACAACCCGGCTACGGCACCTTGGTCGACCCGGTGGCGCTGAACGCGGCCGCCACCGTCATGCAGGAACTGGGCTTCCTTCCCGGCCCGGTCGACGTCGCGAAGTTGGTGTGGAAGAAGCCATGA
- a CDS encoding ABC transporter permease has protein sequence MTSSVALKPVAPAAPRQRPSRVRRRFALHRLLGPATILAVFGLWEISSRSGLLPQAAIPPASQVLAAFGAQLVEPHFWLSVWGTLSVALLGLLIIAAIATPLALLIGASREVQESTWFPIEFLKPIPPVALIPLGLLLWGPTPGMKLFLVVFGAIWPLLTQLVYGFKEIDGVARDMARSYRLGKWLTITRVIIPSILPFGATGLRVSASIAVVIAVVAEMIGGVAGLGQDIVVAQSANAMPQMYALIFAAGLLGLLVNAAFRAAEKPLLFWHPSQRKDLP, from the coding sequence ATGACCAGCAGCGTAGCCCTCAAACCCGTGGCGCCGGCTGCCCCCAGACAACGTCCAAGCCGGGTCCGACGCCGTTTTGCGCTGCACCGGCTGCTCGGGCCCGCCACCATCCTGGCGGTGTTCGGGTTGTGGGAAATTTCCAGTCGCAGCGGCTTGCTTCCCCAAGCTGCCATTCCTCCCGCGAGCCAGGTCCTGGCGGCGTTTGGAGCGCAGCTGGTGGAGCCGCATTTTTGGCTTTCCGTGTGGGGCACCCTCTCGGTGGCGCTGCTTGGGCTCTTGATCATCGCGGCAATCGCCACCCCGCTGGCACTGCTGATCGGGGCGTCAAGGGAGGTGCAGGAGTCGACGTGGTTCCCCATCGAGTTCCTAAAGCCCATCCCGCCGGTGGCGCTGATCCCTCTGGGGCTGCTCCTGTGGGGCCCCACGCCCGGCATGAAATTGTTCCTGGTGGTTTTCGGCGCCATCTGGCCTCTCCTGACCCAGCTCGTCTACGGGTTCAAGGAAATCGACGGCGTGGCGCGCGACATGGCGCGCAGCTACCGGCTGGGAAAGTGGCTAACCATCACCAGGGTCATCATTCCCTCGATCCTGCCCTTCGGGGCCACCGGACTGCGCGTCTCGGCATCGATCGCCGTGGTCATCGCGGTGGTTGCCGAAATGATCGGCGGGGTAGCGGGCCTGGGCCAGGACATCGTTGTCGCCCAGTCGGCCAACGCCATGCCGCAGATGTACGCCTTGATATTCGCTGCCGGGTTGCTGGGCCTGCTGGTGAACGCGGCCTTCCGGGCCGCCGAAAAGCCCCTGCTGTTCTGGCACCCCTCGCAGAGAAAGGACCTGCCGTGA
- a CDS encoding ABC transporter permease, whose translation MSTSATPNITKVGRGRTKVRFGGKARRFTGIRLLLMRAWLPVGLLVLWWLASAGSQNLYFPPLETILTTLRADWFGSAFTMHLVPSILKFIAGFLIASVLGVVFGLLVGMYPLLRAAVDPILQFLRSLPPPVLLPIGLLLFGIGPAMNISIIVAGAIWPTLLNTIDGVRSLDPQQVDMARSYKLTRFQRIRYVILPNAGPQIFAGLRTTLQMSIILIVVSEMIASTNGIGFYVLNSQQSFAVPQTWAGTFVLGILGYLANLIFIRFEARALQWQTGLRMSTGTGA comes from the coding sequence GTGAGCACCTCCGCCACACCGAATATCACGAAGGTCGGCCGCGGCCGCACCAAGGTCAGATTCGGCGGCAAGGCCCGTCGATTCACCGGGATCAGGCTGCTGCTGATGCGCGCCTGGCTTCCCGTGGGACTGCTGGTGTTGTGGTGGCTGGCCTCGGCTGGTAGCCAGAACCTCTACTTTCCCCCGCTCGAAACCATTCTCACCACGCTGCGCGCGGACTGGTTTGGCTCGGCCTTCACGATGCACCTGGTGCCCAGCATCCTGAAGTTCATCGCCGGCTTCCTGATCGCCTCGGTCTTGGGCGTCGTCTTCGGGCTGCTGGTCGGGATGTACCCGCTGCTACGGGCGGCCGTGGACCCGATCTTGCAGTTCCTGCGCTCGCTGCCGCCGCCGGTGCTGCTGCCCATCGGACTGTTGCTCTTCGGAATCGGCCCTGCCATGAACATCTCGATCATCGTGGCCGGCGCCATCTGGCCGACCCTGTTGAACACCATCGACGGGGTCCGCTCGCTAGACCCGCAGCAGGTGGACATGGCCCGTTCCTACAAACTCACCCGCTTCCAGCGAATCCGCTACGTGATCCTCCCGAATGCCGGACCCCAGATCTTCGCGGGTCTGCGCACCACGCTGCAGATGTCCATCATCCTCATCGTGGTCTCCGAGATGATCGCCTCGACCAACGGGATCGGCTTCTACGTGCTGAACTCGCAGCAGTCCTTCGCCGTGCCGCAAACCTGGGCCGGAACATTCGTGCTGGGCATCCTCGGATACCTCGCCAACCTCATTTTCATCCGCTTCGAGGCCCGGGCGCTGCAATGGCAGACCGGACTTCGCATGAGCACAGGAACAGGTGCCTGA